One genomic segment of Equus przewalskii isolate Varuska chromosome 13, EquPr2, whole genome shotgun sequence includes these proteins:
- the SPINK7 gene encoding serine protease inhibitor Kazal-type 7, giving the protein MKIVGGLLLLCTVAHFCSCSEAASLSLTTVDCSIYKKYPVVAIPCPITYLPVCGSDYITYGNECHLCTESLKSNGKIQFLHEGRC; this is encoded by the exons ATGAAGATCGTTGGGGGTCTCCTTCTGCTCTGCACAGTGGCCCATTTCTGCAGCTGCTCAG AAGCTGCTAGTCTGTCTTTAACAACA GTGGACTGCAGCATTTACAAGAAGTACCCAGTGGTGGCCATCCCCTGCCCCATCACATACCTGCCTGTTTGTGGTTCTGACTACATCACCTATGGGAATGAATGCCATTTGTGTACTGAGAGCTT GAAAAGCAATGGGaagattcagtttcttcatgaaGGAAGATGTTAA